The segment CGCGGGCGCGAGCGCCGGGATGGCCTCCGCGGCAGGATCGGGCGCGTCGGCGGCCGGTGCGTGCCGGCCGGGGACGCTGAAGGTCACGACCACCGACGCGGGTTCGGGTCAGGCCGGGATGAACCACGAGGGCACCTATCTGAAGGTGACCAACACCGGCAGCAGCACCTGCGCGATAAGCGGCTACCCGGGGCTGGCGCTGGAGGGCGCCGGACACACGGCCATCAAGACCACCGCGCACCACGGTGACACCTACTTCGCCAAGGACCCGGGCGTGCACCAGGTCACCCTGAAGCCGGGCAAGAGCGGCTACGCGGACCTGGTCTGGACGCACGCCGGTC is part of the Streptomyces platensis genome and harbors:
- a CDS encoding DUF4232 domain-containing protein; protein product: MTMRGLRTGATVAAAVALFAGASAGMASAAGSGASAAGACRPGTLKVTTTDAGSGQAGMNHEGTYLKVTNTGSSTCAISGYPGLALEGAGHTAIKTTAHHGDTYFAKDPGVHQVTLKPGKSGYADLVWTHAGPSSAQAKYLQVSPTGSNSHSVVGFDKAVDGGALSVTAWSATPPSAS